The following proteins come from a genomic window of Chionomys nivalis chromosome 9, mChiNiv1.1, whole genome shotgun sequence:
- the Wfdc2 gene encoding LOW QUALITY PROTEIN: WAP four-disulfide core domain protein 2 (The sequence of the model RefSeq protein was modified relative to this genomic sequence to represent the inferred CDS: inserted 2 bases in 1 codon), which translates to MPACRLCLPAAGLLLGLLLSTPLSGADAGTEKPGVCPQLQEXTECVAECSSDSQCLDSLKCCQAGCSFICSLPNGLAEEELWDTSSSVNPTFPSEGGQITTPPAVAMDEGVLEKQGSCPSVDFPKLGICEDQCQVDSQCPGNMKCCRNGCGKMTCATPKL; encoded by the exons ATGCCTGCCTGTCGCCTGTGCTTGCCGGCTGCAGGCCTTCTTCTGGGGCTGCTGCTGTCCACCCCCCTCTCAGGCGCAG atGCGGGAACAGAGAAACCGGGTGTGTGCCCCCAGCTCCAAGA TACTGAGTGTGTGGCGGAGTGCTCCTCGGATAGTCAGTGCCTCGACAGCCTCAAGTGCTGCCAGGCCGGCTGCAGCTTTATCTGTTCCCTGCCTAATG GACTGGCTGAGGAAGAGCTCTGGGATACTTCTTCATCCGTTAACCCTACTTTTCCATCAGAGGGAGGTCAAATCACCACGCCACCTGCTGTGGCCATGGACGAAGGTGTCCTTG AAAAGCAGGGCTCCTGCCCCAGTGTGGACTTCCCCAAGCTCGGCATCTGTGAGGACCAGTGCCAGGTGGATAGCCAGTGTCCTGGCAACATGAAATGCTGCCGCAACGGCTGTGGGAAGATGACTTGTGCCACACCCAAACTCTGA